A DNA window from Xanthomonas campestris pv. campestris str. ATCC 33913 contains the following coding sequences:
- a CDS encoding HesB/IscA family protein, with translation MTISLTPAALERVQRFVQQTPGALGLRFGVTKTGCSGWGHITDLAREKRDDDAVFEQGGVSIFVDPTSLPLVDGTCIDFGKHGLSETFTFSNPNATAECGCGESFTTEAEHR, from the coding sequence ATGACCATCAGCCTCACCCCCGCCGCGCTGGAGCGCGTGCAGCGTTTCGTGCAGCAGACCCCGGGTGCGCTGGGGCTGCGCTTTGGCGTGACCAAGACCGGCTGCTCCGGCTGGGGCCACATCACCGACCTGGCGCGCGAAAAGCGTGACGACGACGCGGTATTCGAGCAGGGCGGGGTCAGCATCTTTGTCGACCCGACCAGCCTGCCACTGGTGGATGGCACCTGCATCGACTTCGGCAAGCACGGCCTGAGCGAGACCTTCACCTTCAGCAACCCCAATGCCACGGCCGAGTGCGGCTGCGGGGAAAGCTTCACTACCGAAGCCGAGCATCGCTGA
- the rplI gene encoding 50S ribosomal protein L9, protein MDLILLQKVTNLGNLGDKVSVKPGYGRNFLVPQGKAVPATAANVEAFETKRAEYEAKANTILADAQSRATKFEGASVTIGAHASTEGKLYGSVGPRDIAEAFTAAGLPLEKSEVILGEGAFRNVGEYDVVLHLHADVETTVKVIVESDA, encoded by the coding sequence ATGGATCTGATTCTTCTGCAGAAAGTGACCAACCTGGGCAACCTGGGCGACAAGGTCAGCGTCAAGCCGGGCTACGGCCGCAACTTCCTCGTGCCGCAGGGCAAGGCCGTGCCGGCCACCGCTGCGAACGTTGAAGCGTTCGAAACCAAGCGCGCCGAGTACGAAGCCAAGGCCAACACCATCCTGGCCGATGCACAGAGCCGCGCCACCAAGTTCGAAGGCGCCAGCGTCACCATCGGCGCGCATGCGTCGACGGAAGGCAAGCTGTACGGTTCGGTCGGCCCGCGCGACATCGCCGAGGCGTTCACCGCCGCCGGCCTGCCGCTGGAAAAGAGCGAAGTGATCCTGGGCGAAGGCGCATTCCGCAATGTCGGCGAGTACGACGTTGTGCTGCACCTGCACGCCGATGTGGAAACCACCGTCAAGGTCATCGTCGAATCCGACGCCTGA
- the asnS gene encoding asparagine--tRNA ligase, translated as MTVVSVEHALAGKIPEGGEVTVRGWVRTLRGSAGLAFINVTDGSCFAPIQVVATDTLPNFDEIKRLTSGCSLIAKGVLVKSQGKGQSFEIQASGVEIVGWVEDPLTYPIQPKPMSPEFLREVAHLRPRTNLFGAVTRIRNCLAQAVHRFFHQNGFNWISTPIITTSDAEGAGQMFRVSSLDMVNLPRTAQGEVDFSRDFFGKETFLTVSGQLNVEAYCLALSKVYTFGPTFRAENSHTTRHLAEFWMIEPEIAFADLAEDARLAEQFLKYLFRAVLDERGDDLAFLAERVDKNAISKLEAFINAPFEQIDYTEAVKLLQNSGKKFDFPVEWGLDLQTEHERWLTEEHIGRPVVVTNYPEHIKAFYMRLNDDGKTVAAMDVLAPGIGEIIGGSQREERLDVLDARMAQFGLDKEHYSWYRDFRRYGSVPHAGFGLGFERLVVYVCGLSNIRDAIPYPRAPGSAEF; from the coding sequence ATGACGGTGGTCAGCGTTGAACATGCGCTTGCGGGGAAGATCCCGGAAGGCGGCGAAGTTACGGTACGCGGGTGGGTGCGCACGCTGCGCGGGTCTGCCGGACTGGCCTTCATCAACGTCACCGATGGCTCCTGCTTCGCGCCGATCCAGGTCGTGGCCACCGACACGCTGCCGAATTTCGACGAGATCAAGCGGCTGACCAGTGGCTGTTCGCTGATCGCCAAGGGCGTGCTGGTGAAGTCGCAAGGCAAGGGGCAATCGTTCGAGATCCAGGCCAGCGGCGTGGAGATCGTCGGCTGGGTCGAAGACCCGCTGACCTACCCGATCCAGCCCAAGCCGATGTCGCCGGAGTTCCTGCGCGAAGTGGCGCATCTGCGTCCGCGCACCAACCTGTTCGGCGCGGTCACGCGGATCCGCAACTGCCTGGCGCAGGCGGTGCACCGCTTCTTCCACCAGAACGGCTTCAACTGGATCAGCACGCCGATCATCACCACCTCCGACGCCGAAGGCGCCGGGCAGATGTTCCGCGTCTCCTCGCTGGACATGGTGAACCTGCCGCGCACCGCGCAGGGCGAGGTGGATTTCAGCCGCGACTTCTTCGGCAAGGAAACCTTCCTGACCGTGTCCGGCCAGCTCAACGTGGAGGCCTACTGCCTGGCACTGAGCAAGGTCTACACCTTCGGGCCGACCTTCCGCGCCGAAAACAGCCACACCACCCGCCATCTGGCCGAGTTCTGGATGATCGAGCCGGAAATCGCCTTCGCCGATCTGGCCGAAGACGCGCGCCTGGCCGAGCAGTTCCTCAAGTACCTGTTCCGCGCGGTGCTGGACGAACGTGGCGACGATCTGGCCTTCCTGGCCGAGCGCGTGGACAAGAACGCCATCAGCAAGCTGGAAGCCTTCATCAATGCCCCGTTCGAGCAGATCGACTACACCGAGGCGGTGAAGCTGCTGCAGAACTCCGGAAAGAAGTTCGACTTCCCGGTCGAATGGGGCCTGGACCTGCAGACCGAGCACGAGCGTTGGTTGACCGAAGAACACATCGGCCGCCCGGTGGTGGTGACCAACTATCCCGAGCACATCAAGGCGTTCTACATGCGCCTGAACGATGACGGCAAAACCGTTGCGGCGATGGACGTGCTGGCGCCGGGCATCGGCGAGATCATCGGCGGCAGCCAGCGCGAAGAGCGCCTGGACGTGCTCGACGCGCGCATGGCGCAGTTCGGTCTGGATAAGGAGCACTACAGCTGGTACCGCGACTTCCGCCGGTATGGCTCGGTGCCGCATGCCGGCTTCGGCTTGGGGTTCGAGCGCCTGGTGGTTTACGTGTGCGGCTTGAGCAATATCCGCGACGCGATCCCCTACCCGCGCGCGCCGGGCAGCGCGGAGTTCTGA
- a CDS encoding pyridoxal phosphate-dependent aminotransferase, translating to MSLPVSRRSFLSLATSGLAVSALGLTPAAEAARKRAAAPAAPSVALAAGTVYLNFNEHPTGLSPAALDAASRSLARSGRYLFEMEQDLRNLMAGELQLPHDHLAFFPGSSDPLNRAGTLFTSPRAGLVMADPTFEALADLAAAQGVPVRKVPLRADGAHDVKAMAKADPSAGLIYLCNPNNPTGSITPRAEIEWLLANKPASAVLVVDEAYIHYSTEPSVADLVRQRQDLIVLRTFSKLYGMAGMRLGAALAPPGLLTKLASLGGNPLPVPAMAAGIASLRDPMLVPSRRADNARVRDDTIAWLKSKGYTCLPSQANCFMVDVKRDGKVFADSMQKQGVIVGRSWPIWPKRVRVTVGSEAEMLRFREAFAKAKR from the coding sequence GTGTCGTTGCCCGTCTCGCGCCGTTCCTTCCTCAGCCTTGCCACGTCCGGCCTGGCGGTGTCCGCCCTGGGGCTGACGCCTGCGGCAGAGGCGGCCCGCAAGCGCGCTGCCGCACCTGCAGCGCCGAGCGTGGCGCTTGCGGCCGGCACGGTGTACCTCAACTTCAACGAGCATCCCACCGGGCTGTCGCCGGCTGCACTGGATGCGGCAAGCCGCTCGCTGGCGCGCTCGGGCCGCTATCTGTTCGAAATGGAACAGGACCTGCGCAACCTGATGGCCGGCGAACTGCAGCTGCCGCACGACCACCTTGCGTTCTTTCCCGGCTCCAGCGACCCGCTCAACCGCGCCGGCACCTTGTTCACGTCACCGCGCGCCGGCTTGGTCATGGCCGACCCGACCTTCGAAGCACTGGCCGACCTGGCCGCCGCGCAAGGCGTGCCGGTCCGCAAAGTGCCGCTGCGTGCCGACGGCGCGCATGACGTCAAGGCCATGGCCAAGGCCGACCCGAGCGCCGGGCTGATCTATCTGTGCAACCCCAACAACCCGACCGGCTCGATTACCCCGCGCGCGGAGATCGAATGGCTGCTCGCCAACAAACCCGCCAGCGCCGTGCTGGTGGTGGACGAAGCCTACATCCACTACAGCACCGAGCCATCGGTGGCCGATCTGGTGCGCCAGCGCCAGGACCTGATCGTGTTGCGCACGTTTTCCAAGCTCTACGGCATGGCCGGCATGCGGCTGGGTGCCGCACTCGCCCCCCCGGGTCTGCTGACCAAGCTGGCCAGCCTGGGTGGCAACCCGCTGCCCGTCCCGGCGATGGCCGCGGGCATTGCCAGCCTGCGCGATCCGATGCTGGTGCCCAGCCGCCGCGCCGACAACGCCCGTGTCCGCGACGACACCATCGCCTGGCTGAAATCCAAGGGCTACACCTGCCTGCCATCGCAGGCCAATTGCTTCATGGTCGACGTCAAGCGCGACGGCAAGGTGTTCGCCGACTCGATGCAGAAGCAGGGCGTCATCGTCGGCCGCAGCTGGCCGATCTGGCCCAAGCGGGTGCGTGTCACCGTGGGCAGCGAGGCAGAAATGCTGCGCTTCCGCGAGGCGTTTGCTAAAGCGAAGCGTTGA
- the rpsR gene encoding 30S ribosomal protein S18 yields the protein MSKFFRRRKFCKFTAEGVKEIDYKDLNTLRQYLTENGKIVPSRVTGTKSKYQRQLATAVKRSRFLALIPYTDNHDV from the coding sequence ATGTCCAAGTTCTTCCGTCGTCGCAAGTTCTGCAAGTTCACCGCCGAGGGCGTCAAAGAGATCGACTACAAGGATCTCAACACCCTGCGTCAGTACCTCACCGAGAACGGCAAGATCGTGCCGAGCCGCGTGACCGGTACCAAGTCCAAGTACCAGCGTCAGCTGGCAACGGCCGTCAAGCGCTCGCGTTTCCTGGCGCTGATCCCGTACACGGACAATCACGACGTCTAA
- the rpsF gene encoding 30S ribosomal protein S6, translating into MSRHYEVVFLVHPDQSEQVPAMIERYKSLIEGGNGTIHRLEDWGRRQLAYPIQNLVKAHYVLLNIEVDQAVLSELVESFRFNDAVLRHLVIKRDGPDTEQSLIMKSKDEKGDKPERSERRRRDDEEGDAAPAATDTDGDNAEAA; encoded by the coding sequence ATGAGTCGTCATTACGAAGTCGTGTTCCTGGTCCATCCGGACCAGAGCGAGCAGGTCCCGGCCATGATCGAGCGCTACAAGTCGCTGATCGAGGGCGGTAACGGCACCATCCACCGTCTGGAAGACTGGGGCCGTCGTCAGCTGGCCTACCCGATCCAGAACCTGGTGAAGGCGCACTACGTGCTGCTCAACATCGAAGTCGACCAGGCCGTGCTGAGCGAGCTGGTGGAAAGCTTCCGCTTCAACGATGCGGTGCTGCGTCACCTGGTGATCAAGCGCGATGGCCCGGATACCGAGCAGTCGCTGATCATGAAGAGCAAGGACGAGAAGGGCGACAAGCCCGAGCGTAGCGAGCGTCGTCGTCGTGACGACGAGGAAGGCGATGCTGCACCTGCCGCCACCGATACCGACGGCGACAACGCCGAAGCCGCTTAA
- the smc gene encoding chromosome segregation protein SMC — translation MRLSTIKLSGFKSFVDPTTLHLPTNMTGIVGPNGCGKSNIIDAVRWVMGESSASRLRGDSLTDVIFSGSSARKPVSQATVELIFDNSDHTISGEFASFNEISVKRLVSRDGTSAYYLNGTKCRRRDITDLFLGTGLGPRSYSIIEQGMISQIIEARPEDLRVYLEEAAGISKYKERRKETETRIRHTRENLDRLGDLREEITKQLAHLQRQARQAEQYQALQEERRIKDAEWKALEYRGLDGRLQGLREKLNQEETRLQQLIAEQRDAEARIETGRVRREEAAEAVAKAQADVYQVGGALARIEQQIQHQRELSHRLHKARDEAQSQLQELTQHISGDSAKLAVLREAVADAEPQLEQLREDHEFRQDALREAEARLADWQQRWETHNRDTGEASRAGEVERTRVDYLDRQSLEADRRREALVNERAGLDLDALAEAFEQIELRHETQKASLDGLTEQVEARKHALGGLQEQQRASQGELAEVRKQAQAARGRLSSLETLQQAALGQEQGAAVAWLKARGLDSAVRVGERISVESGWENAVEGALGQLIEGVLVEAPEQLVDALGELGDGRIALVSSATDNVQFAPTSLAAKVQGPIAIRRLLARLHAAEDLDAARSLQCNLPDGDSVITRSGERLGEGWVRVSRSGAAKQGALLREREIQELRSQIDTLQEREGDLEEQLASFREQLLAAEQQREDAQRQLYMAHRSVSELAGQLQSQQGKVDAARGRIERIEAELGQLLETLDTSREQAREARAKLEDAVVRMGDLQGTREALESERRQLTDARDQARDAARGVRDAMHALALTLESQRTQITSLSQTLERMDSQRGQLDTRLEDLVAQLSEGDSPVETLEHEHQAALSERVRTERVLGEARTMLDSIDGELRSFEQTRQQRDEQALAQRERISQRKLDQQALVLNAEQLAAAVVKAGFVLEDVVNGLEEAANPAEWDAAVGQIDARMRRLEPVNLAAIQEYGEAAQRSEYLDAQNVDLTTALETLEEAIRKIDRETRGRFKDTFDRVNSGVQALYPRLFGGGHAYLELTGEDLLDTGVTIMARPPGKRVSSISLLSGGEKAMTAVALVFAIFQLNPAPFCLLDEVDAPLDEANVGRLANMVKEMSEKVQFLFVSHNKATMEAARQLSGVTMREPGVSRLVSVDLEEAARLAGAA, via the coding sequence ATGCGTCTTTCCACGATCAAGCTGTCCGGTTTCAAGTCGTTCGTCGACCCGACCACGTTGCACCTGCCCACCAACATGACCGGCATCGTCGGCCCCAATGGCTGCGGCAAGTCCAACATCATCGATGCGGTGCGCTGGGTGATGGGCGAAAGCTCGGCCAGCCGTCTGCGCGGCGACTCGCTGACCGACGTGATCTTCTCCGGCTCCTCGGCGCGCAAGCCGGTGTCGCAGGCGACGGTGGAGCTGATCTTCGATAACTCCGATCACACCATCTCCGGCGAGTTCGCCTCGTTCAACGAGATCTCGGTCAAGCGCCTGGTCAGCCGCGACGGCACCAGCGCCTATTACCTCAACGGCACCAAGTGCCGGCGCCGCGACATCACCGACCTGTTCCTGGGCACTGGTCTGGGGCCACGCAGCTACTCGATCATCGAGCAGGGCATGATCAGCCAGATCATCGAGGCGCGCCCGGAAGATCTGCGCGTCTACTTGGAAGAAGCCGCCGGCATTTCCAAGTACAAGGAACGCCGCAAGGAAACCGAAACGCGCATCCGCCATACGCGCGAAAACCTCGATCGCCTGGGTGACCTGCGCGAGGAAATCACCAAGCAGCTGGCGCATCTGCAGCGCCAGGCGCGGCAGGCCGAGCAGTACCAGGCGTTACAGGAAGAACGCCGCATCAAGGATGCGGAGTGGAAGGCGCTGGAATACCGCGGCCTGGATGGCCGGCTGCAAGGCCTGCGTGAAAAGTTGAATCAGGAAGAAACCCGCCTGCAGCAGTTGATCGCCGAGCAGCGCGATGCCGAAGCGCGCATCGAAACCGGCCGTGTGCGCCGCGAAGAGGCCGCCGAAGCGGTGGCCAAGGCGCAGGCCGATGTCTACCAGGTCGGTGGCGCACTGGCGCGTATCGAGCAGCAGATCCAGCACCAGCGCGAACTCTCGCATCGCCTGCACAAGGCGCGCGACGAAGCGCAGAGCCAGCTGCAGGAGCTCACCCAGCACATCAGCGGCGACTCCGCCAAGCTGGCGGTGTTGCGCGAGGCGGTGGCCGATGCCGAACCGCAGCTGGAGCAATTGCGCGAAGATCACGAATTCCGCCAGGACGCACTGCGCGAGGCCGAAGCCCGCCTGGCCGACTGGCAGCAGCGCTGGGAAACCCATAACCGCGACACCGGCGAAGCCTCGCGCGCCGGCGAAGTGGAGCGCACCCGCGTCGATTATCTGGACCGGCAATCGCTGGAAGCCGACCGTCGCCGCGAGGCGCTGGTCAACGAACGCGCCGGGCTGGATCTGGATGCGTTAGCCGAAGCGTTCGAACAGATCGAACTGCGGCATGAAACGCAAAAGGCCTCGCTGGACGGGCTGACCGAGCAGGTCGAAGCGCGCAAGCACGCGCTGGGTGGCTTGCAGGAACAGCAACGCGCCAGCCAGGGCGAACTGGCCGAAGTCCGCAAGCAGGCGCAGGCCGCACGCGGCCGGCTGTCGTCATTGGAAACGCTGCAGCAGGCAGCGCTGGGTCAGGAGCAGGGCGCCGCCGTGGCCTGGCTCAAGGCGCGCGGGCTGGATTCGGCCGTGCGTGTGGGCGAGCGCATCAGCGTGGAAAGCGGCTGGGAAAACGCGGTGGAAGGCGCGTTGGGCCAGCTGATCGAAGGCGTGCTGGTGGAGGCGCCGGAACAACTGGTCGACGCGCTGGGTGAGTTGGGCGACGGGCGCATCGCGCTGGTGTCGTCGGCTACCGACAACGTGCAGTTCGCGCCGACCTCGCTTGCCGCCAAGGTGCAGGGGCCGATTGCGATCCGCCGCTTGCTGGCGCGCCTGCATGCCGCCGAAGACCTGGATGCCGCGCGCAGCCTGCAGTGCAACCTGCCGGACGGCGATTCGGTGATCACCCGCAGCGGCGAGCGGCTGGGCGAGGGCTGGGTGCGCGTGTCGCGCTCCGGCGCGGCCAAGCAGGGCGCGTTGCTGCGCGAGCGCGAGATCCAGGAGCTGCGCTCGCAGATCGACACGCTGCAGGAGCGGGAGGGCGACCTGGAAGAACAACTGGCCAGCTTCCGCGAGCAACTGCTGGCCGCCGAACAACAGCGCGAAGACGCGCAGCGCCAGCTGTACATGGCGCACCGCAGCGTGTCCGAACTGGCCGGCCAGCTGCAGAGCCAGCAGGGCAAGGTGGACGCGGCACGTGGGCGCATCGAGCGGATCGAGGCCGAATTAGGGCAGTTGCTGGAAACCCTGGACACCAGCCGCGAGCAGGCCCGCGAAGCGCGCGCCAAACTCGAGGACGCGGTGGTGCGCATGGGCGACCTGCAAGGCACCCGCGAAGCGCTGGAAAGCGAACGCCGCCAGCTTACCGATGCACGCGACCAGGCCCGCGATGCCGCGCGCGGCGTACGCGATGCGATGCACGCCTTGGCACTCACGCTGGAATCCCAGCGCACCCAGATCACCTCGCTGAGCCAGACCCTGGAGCGCATGGACAGCCAGCGTGGCCAGCTCGACACGCGCCTGGAAGATCTGGTGGCGCAGCTGAGCGAAGGCGATTCTCCGGTCGAAACGCTTGAACACGAACATCAGGCAGCCTTGAGCGAGCGCGTGCGCACCGAGCGCGTGCTCGGCGAGGCGCGCACCATGCTGGACAGCATCGACGGCGAACTGCGCAGCTTCGAACAGACCCGCCAGCAGCGCGACGAGCAGGCTCTGGCGCAGCGCGAGCGCATCTCCCAGCGCAAGCTCGACCAGCAGGCGCTGGTGCTCAACGCCGAACAACTGGCCGCCGCGGTGGTCAAGGCCGGCTTCGTGCTCGAAGACGTGGTCAATGGGTTGGAGGAGGCCGCCAACCCGGCCGAGTGGGACGCGGCGGTGGGGCAGATCGATGCCCGCATGCGCCGGCTGGAGCCGGTCAACCTGGCCGCGATCCAGGAATACGGCGAAGCCGCTCAGCGTTCCGAGTATCTGGACGCGCAGAACGTGGACCTGACGACCGCACTGGAAACGCTCGAAGAAGCGATCCGCAAGATCGACCGCGAAACCCGTGGCCGCTTCAAGGACACTTTCGACCGCGTCAACTCGGGTGTGCAGGCCTTGTATCCGCGCTTGTTCGGCGGTGGGCACGCGTATCTGGAGCTCACCGGCGAAGATCTGCTCGACACCGGCGTGACCATCATGGCGCGCCCGCCGGGCAAGCGCGTGTCGAGCATTTCGCTGCTGTCCGGTGGCGAAAAGGCGATGACCGCGGTGGCGCTGGTATTTGCGATCTTCCAGCTCAACCCGGCGCCGTTCTGCCTGCTCGATGAGGTGGACGCACCGCTGGACGAGGCCAACGTCGGCCGCCTGGCCAACATGGTCAAGGAGATGAGCGAGAAGGTGCAGTTCCTGTTCGTCAGCCACAACAAGGCGACCATGGAAGCAGCGCGTCAGCTCTCCGGCGTGACCATGCGCGAACCCGGCGTCAGTCGCCTGGTGAGCGTGGACCTGGAAGAGGCCGCACGTTTGGCGGGCGCGGCATGA
- the zipA gene encoding cell division protein ZipA: protein MSDMAMIRIGILIAGLLLVAAIFLFGRPKKSPQGRRVDKDDTQPRERREPVISSGVDADGMPFERSDTGAEQSELELDDQDGAGGNDVGKRPNQDFDKIVSLFVAAKAGQVLRGEDVVVAAEKTGLVFGHMNVFHRLVEGHPERGPIFSMASILKPGSFDMANIREMQTPAIAFFLTLPAPMTALDAWEKMLPTVQRMAELLDGVVLDDSRNALGRQRVAHIRDELRAYDRQHQAPPLTKSPRW, encoded by the coding sequence ATGTCCGACATGGCCATGATCCGGATCGGGATCCTGATCGCTGGACTGCTGCTGGTCGCGGCCATCTTCCTGTTTGGCCGCCCGAAAAAATCGCCGCAGGGGCGACGGGTGGACAAGGACGACACCCAGCCGCGCGAACGCCGTGAGCCGGTCATTTCCAGCGGTGTGGACGCGGACGGCATGCCCTTCGAGCGCAGCGACACCGGCGCCGAGCAGAGCGAACTGGAACTCGATGACCAGGACGGCGCTGGCGGCAACGATGTCGGCAAGCGTCCGAATCAGGATTTCGACAAGATCGTGTCGCTGTTCGTGGCGGCCAAGGCCGGCCAGGTGCTGCGTGGTGAAGACGTGGTGGTTGCCGCCGAAAAGACCGGCCTGGTGTTTGGCCACATGAATGTCTTTCACCGCTTGGTGGAAGGGCATCCCGAGCGCGGCCCGATCTTCAGCATGGCCAGCATTCTCAAGCCGGGCAGCTTCGACATGGCCAACATCCGCGAGATGCAGACGCCGGCGATCGCCTTCTTCCTGACCTTGCCGGCACCGATGACCGCGCTCGATGCCTGGGAAAAGATGTTGCCCACCGTGCAACGCATGGCCGAACTGCTCGACGGCGTGGTGCTGGACGACAGCCGCAACGCCTTGGGTCGCCAGCGCGTTGCGCATATCCGCGACGAACTGCGTGCTTACGACCGCCAGCATCAGGCCCCGCCGCTGACCAAGTCGCCGCGCTGGTGA
- a CDS encoding FMN-binding negative transcriptional regulator yields the protein MYAPRAFAQTDLALLDGLIAHDPFVTLITPGETGQPVISHLPVIYRRDAEAIVIEGHWARPNPQARHHGDAVMLVHGPHAYVSPTWYPDKEAAARVPTWNYAVAHLHGQCSVVEDEAAVGDLIGRMSAQFEHSIGSDWLFEMNRDSHRRQLRGLVAFRFVPSRIELTFKLSQNHPVANVRAVSAALSAQASAETQAVAALMRDALQARSSHD from the coding sequence ATGTACGCACCGCGCGCGTTCGCACAGACCGATCTGGCGTTGCTGGACGGCCTGATCGCGCATGACCCGTTCGTCACCTTGATCACGCCGGGCGAGACTGGGCAACCAGTCATCTCGCATCTGCCGGTGATCTATCGGCGCGATGCGGAGGCGATCGTCATCGAAGGGCATTGGGCCCGCCCCAATCCGCAGGCGCGCCATCATGGCGATGCAGTGATGCTCGTGCACGGCCCGCATGCCTATGTGTCGCCCACCTGGTATCCGGACAAGGAAGCCGCCGCACGCGTACCCACCTGGAACTACGCGGTGGCGCATCTGCATGGCCAGTGCAGCGTGGTCGAGGACGAGGCGGCGGTCGGCGACTTGATCGGGCGCATGAGCGCGCAGTTCGAACACAGCATCGGCAGCGACTGGCTGTTCGAGATGAACCGCGACAGCCATCGGCGCCAGCTGCGCGGACTGGTGGCATTCCGCTTCGTGCCCAGCCGCATCGAACTCACCTTCAAGCTCAGTCAGAACCACCCGGTGGCCAATGTGCGTGCCGTCAGCGCTGCGCTGTCCGCCCAGGCCTCGGCCGAGACGCAGGCGGTGGCCGCGCTGATGCGCGATGCACTGCAGGCGCGCAGTAGCCATGACTGA